In one window of Coralliovum pocilloporae DNA:
- the tuf gene encoding elongation factor Tu — protein sequence MAKEKFERSKPHVNIGTIGHVDHGKTTLTAAITMTLAEAGGATAKAYDEIDAAPEEKARGITISTAHVEYETDNRHYAHVDCPGHADYVKNMITGAAQMDGAILVCSAADGPMPQTREHILLARQVGVPAIVVFLNKVDQVDDEELLELVELEVRELLSSYDFPGDDIPIVAGSALAAVENRDEAIGREAVKKLMAEVDAYIPTPDRPMDLPFLMPIEDVFSISGRGTVVTGRVERGVINVGDSIEIVGIKDTQTTTCTGVEMFRKLLDRGEAGDNIGALLRGIDREKVERGQVLCKPGSVNPHTKFKAEAYILTKEEGGRHTPFFTNYRPQFYFRTTDVTGVVTLNEGTEMVMPGDNVEMNVELIVPIAMEEKLRFAIREGGRTVGAGIVATIVE from the coding sequence ATGGCTAAAGAGAAATTTGAGCGCAGCAAACCGCACGTAAACATTGGCACGATTGGTCACGTTGACCACGGCAAGACGACGCTTACTGCTGCTATTACGATGACGCTTGCTGAGGCTGGCGGTGCGACTGCTAAGGCTTATGACGAGATTGACGCTGCCCCTGAAGAGAAGGCCCGCGGCATCACCATTTCGACAGCTCACGTTGAGTATGAGACGGACAACCGTCACTACGCCCACGTTGACTGCCCAGGCCACGCCGACTACGTGAAGAACATGATCACCGGTGCAGCCCAGATGGATGGCGCTATCCTGGTCTGTTCTGCAGCTGACGGCCCGATGCCACAGACCCGCGAGCACATTCTGCTTGCGCGTCAGGTTGGTGTTCCGGCTATCGTTGTGTTCCTCAACAAAGTTGACCAGGTTGACGACGAAGAGCTTCTTGAGCTTGTTGAGCTTGAAGTTCGTGAACTTCTGTCTTCCTACGATTTCCCGGGCGACGATATCCCCATCGTAGCCGGTTCTGCTCTTGCAGCCGTTGAGAACCGCGATGAGGCAATCGGCCGTGAAGCTGTCAAGAAGCTGATGGCTGAAGTTGACGCTTACATCCCAACCCCGGACCGTCCGATGGACCTTCCGTTCCTGATGCCGATCGAAGACGTTTTCTCGATCTCCGGCCGTGGTACGGTTGTGACCGGTCGTGTTGAGCGTGGCGTGATCAATGTTGGTGATTCCATCGAGATCGTTGGTATCAAAGACACTCAGACCACGACCTGCACGGGCGTTGAAATGTTCCGCAAGCTGCTTGACCGCGGTGAAGCTGGCGACAACATCGGCGCACTGCTTCGCGGTATTGACCGTGAGAAAGTTGAGCGTGGCCAGGTTCTTTGTAAGCCGGGTTCTGTTAACCCGCACACGAAGTTCAAGGCAGAAGCCTACATTCTGACGAAAGAAGAGGGTGGTCGTCATACGCCGTTCTTCACGAACTACCGTCCGCAGTTCTACTTCCGTACAACGGATGTGACCGGCGTTGTTACGCTGAACGAAGGCACCGAGATGGTTATGCCTGGGGACAACGTTGAAATGAATGTTGAGCTGATCGTGCCGATCGCTATGGAAGAGAAGCTGCGCTTCGCTATCCGTGAAGGCGGTCGTACCGTCGGCGCCGGCATCGTCGCAACAATCGTCGAATAA
- a CDS encoding cytochrome P450, whose product MAETTSTKNYLEEYDKASEDAKYPLVKKWMKTEPLPFFAQLRAERPILKTPVCTLVARFDDVRDILQMPKIFTVNLYKPKMGAVGIPDGYLMAYDDDALHYREKSIMQGMLNRNDLPEVRALIEEASADILKNAGGRIEIVQSYCRMVPAILVQDYFGLDGIDREDLIEWSFWNQYDVFHNQPFDLNPREKFQHIVSEHDRVNEELQAYIGSLILRKVIAVKIMQALKWPLLPFKILRRMIYAAFGKAVPEPSTDMVKRMLGTSFDKGVEFDLKRVAINAGGLLIGSIETTSQAVAQVIEYFLDNPELHRLAHAKAQLTDTAEFDAMVWEALRFVPISPYMFRQAAEDYTVAKGTDREALIDAGTNVLVLTQSAMFDTYAYSNPEVFQADRNWYHNFNFGFASHECLGKYVGMMMIPEMVRQVFRLHDLAHDGGIDYEDGPFPEKLNLNWG is encoded by the coding sequence ATGGCAGAGACCACCAGCACCAAAAACTATCTTGAAGAATACGACAAAGCGTCAGAGGACGCGAAATACCCGCTCGTCAAAAAGTGGATGAAGACCGAGCCGCTGCCCTTCTTCGCGCAATTGCGGGCAGAGCGGCCCATTCTCAAGACGCCTGTCTGTACACTTGTGGCGCGGTTTGATGATGTGCGCGATATACTGCAGATGCCGAAAATCTTCACGGTCAACCTCTATAAGCCCAAGATGGGCGCTGTTGGTATCCCTGACGGTTATCTGATGGCTTATGATGATGACGCCCTGCATTATCGCGAAAAGTCCATCATGCAGGGAATGCTGAACAGGAATGATCTGCCGGAAGTCCGGGCCCTGATTGAGGAGGCCTCCGCCGACATTCTGAAAAACGCGGGTGGGCGGATTGAGATTGTCCAGTCTTACTGCCGGATGGTCCCGGCCATTCTGGTCCAGGACTATTTCGGACTGGACGGGATTGATCGCGAGGACCTGATCGAGTGGTCTTTCTGGAACCAGTATGATGTCTTCCACAATCAGCCGTTTGATCTTAACCCCAGGGAGAAGTTCCAGCACATTGTGAGCGAGCATGACCGGGTCAATGAGGAATTGCAGGCCTATATCGGCTCTCTCATCCTCCGCAAGGTGATTGCGGTGAAGATCATGCAGGCGCTGAAGTGGCCGCTTCTGCCATTCAAGATTCTACGGCGCATGATCTACGCAGCTTTTGGCAAGGCAGTGCCGGAACCCTCCACGGATATGGTGAAGCGGATGCTTGGAACCAGCTTTGACAAGGGCGTGGAATTTGACCTGAAGCGCGTCGCCATCAATGCGGGCGGGTTGTTGATTGGCTCGATTGAGACAACATCCCAGGCTGTGGCGCAGGTGATTGAGTATTTTCTCGATAATCCGGAGCTGCACCGGCTGGCACATGCCAAGGCACAGCTGACCGATACGGCGGAATTTGATGCCATGGTCTGGGAGGCGCTGAGATTTGTACCGATCAGCCCCTATATGTTCCGACAGGCGGCGGAAGACTATACCGTAGCCAAGGGGACGGACAGGGAAGCATTGATTGATGCCGGGACCAATGTTCTGGTGCTTACGCAATCAGCCATGTTCGATACCTATGCCTATTCCAATCCGGAAGTGTTCCAGGCGGACCGGAACTGGTATCACAATTTCAATTTCGGTTTTGCCTCTCATGAGTGCCTTGGCAAATATGTGGGCATGATGATGATCCCGGAAATGGTCCGTCAGGTCTTCCGCCTGCATGACCTCGCTCATGATGGCGGTATTGACTATGAGGACGGACCGTTCCCCGAAAAACTGAATCTGAATTGGGGCTAA
- the ggt gene encoding gamma-glutamyltransferase, with amino-acid sequence MLQAKTIRSRILSAMLAAGSMLAVSVQAGLAQDPQPEQGYGWEDKTSVQADNFMVAAAHPMAVKAGYDVLKAGGTAADAMIAVQLMLNLVEPTSSGIGGGAFMLYWDASSKTLNTFDARETAPAKAKPERFLDENGEKVPFAKAISGGQAVGVPGILRLMEVSHNLYGKLAWDSLFQSTIEASESGFLVSPRLANSLQSTIDRNRPLDVFPAAKAYFFDEAGKPHKTGHNLKNPAFADTLRILAKEGADAFYSGPIAEDIVKAVDETSFVENNITMDDLAAYKVKVRPAVCADYRGYDVCGMGPPTSGGLTVGQILGILNNFDVKSIGWTSEFAHLYSEAAKLAYADRGFYMADSDFAPVPVKGLLDKGYLKSRAALIDKANASDKRTAGEPPKDHAFNFAPSANLGRPGTSHIVIRDSYGNALSMTTTIETFFGSRVFVRGFLLNNELTDFDRQPKSGDRLVANRVEGGKRPRSSMSPTIVMKDDEPYLLIGSPGGSRIINYVAKSIIAILDWDMDPQDAMETGHFLHRNGKTLDLEQGTSAELFADDLKTKGHNVEVRDLNSGLHAILIRDGKLIGAADPRREGIAMGE; translated from the coding sequence ATGCTTCAAGCAAAAACCATCCGATCGAGAATCCTGTCTGCTATGCTGGCCGCTGGTTCCATGCTGGCAGTCTCTGTGCAGGCTGGATTAGCGCAAGACCCACAGCCGGAGCAGGGCTATGGTTGGGAGGACAAGACCTCTGTTCAGGCCGACAACTTCATGGTGGCCGCCGCACATCCAATGGCGGTTAAGGCTGGCTATGATGTGTTGAAGGCAGGTGGCACGGCTGCAGATGCCATGATTGCCGTCCAGCTGATGCTGAACCTGGTTGAGCCCACATCATCCGGCATTGGAGGCGGTGCCTTCATGCTCTACTGGGATGCCTCGTCCAAGACCCTGAATACGTTTGATGCCCGCGAAACTGCGCCTGCCAAGGCGAAGCCGGAGCGTTTCCTGGATGAGAATGGCGAGAAGGTTCCATTTGCCAAGGCCATATCAGGTGGTCAGGCCGTCGGGGTGCCGGGTATTCTGCGCCTGATGGAAGTCAGCCATAATCTATACGGAAAACTGGCGTGGGACAGCCTGTTCCAGTCAACGATTGAAGCATCTGAGTCCGGTTTTTTGGTTTCACCACGGCTTGCAAACAGCCTTCAGTCGACGATCGACCGCAACCGTCCTCTAGATGTGTTCCCAGCCGCCAAAGCCTACTTCTTTGACGAGGCAGGCAAGCCGCACAAGACCGGGCACAATCTGAAAAACCCGGCCTTTGCTGATACGTTGCGTATCCTTGCCAAAGAGGGAGCAGACGCATTTTACAGCGGGCCGATTGCCGAGGATATCGTCAAGGCGGTGGATGAGACTTCCTTTGTTGAGAACAACATTACCATGGACGACCTGGCGGCTTACAAGGTCAAGGTTCGCCCGGCAGTCTGTGCGGATTATCGCGGCTATGATGTCTGCGGTATGGGGCCGCCAACATCCGGCGGGCTCACCGTTGGCCAGATTCTGGGTATCCTCAATAATTTTGATGTGAAATCGATCGGCTGGACGTCGGAGTTTGCCCATCTTTATTCAGAAGCTGCCAAGCTGGCCTATGCTGATCGCGGGTTCTATATGGCAGATTCGGATTTTGCGCCGGTGCCCGTGAAGGGACTGCTCGACAAAGGCTATCTGAAGTCCCGGGCCGCATTGATTGATAAGGCCAACGCCAGTGACAAGAGAACGGCTGGTGAGCCACCGAAGGATCATGCGTTCAACTTCGCCCCGAGCGCCAATCTGGGCCGTCCTGGGACCAGCCACATCGTTATCCGTGATTCTTACGGCAATGCGCTGTCGATGACGACGACCATTGAAACCTTCTTCGGCAGTCGGGTTTTCGTACGCGGTTTCCTCTTGAACAATGAACTGACGGATTTTGACCGCCAGCCCAAATCCGGTGATCGCCTGGTAGCCAACCGGGTTGAAGGCGGCAAACGGCCTCGCAGCTCCATGTCGCCGACCATCGTGATGAAGGATGATGAACCTTACCTTCTGATCGGCTCTCCGGGTGGCAGCCGAATCATCAACTATGTGGCCAAGTCCATCATTGCCATTCTCGATTGGGATATGGACCCGCAGGATGCCATGGAGACGGGGCATTTCCTCCATCGTAACGGCAAGACGCTGGATCTGGAGCAGGGCACATCAGCTGAATTGTTCGCCGATGACCTGAAAACAAAGGGTCACAATGTTGAGGTCCGCGACCTGAATTCCGGTCTCCACGCGATTCTCATCAGGGACGGTAAGCTGATTGGTGCGGCTGACCCGCGCCGTGAAGGCATTGCGATGGGTGAATGA